GCTGGATCCCACTCTAATTCTGCAGGAGTAGGAAAGTTACTGGGTGTCCAGGGCCCCCAGATCCCACCAGGTCCTGGCCCGTCCGAGTCCCCCTCAATTTCCAAGTCCTGGTCCAGCATGTTGGCCTTCTCAAACACCTGGAGCAGAGAACAGATGTCATGGTAGATGGGGGCTTAGGCCCTGGGCTGGGGATTAGCAGAGGGAGCCATACCAGGCTGTAGCTGACCAGCTGGGCCTGCAGCTGCCAAAGCCGTCGGAAGATGGTGTCTCGGTGGGCTGCAAGGGCCCTCAGGATCTGCTCCAGAGATGCCCATGTCCTGGGTTCACTCCGCTGTGCCAGCCCTTCACCAAATGCAAGTAGTGCGTCCACACGCTCAGCTGCCCCTCGTAGCTCTGTCTGTACGGCCTAAGACATGTGGTTAGATACCCCCAGGTATACTAGACACCCAGAACCTGGAATTACTCACTCTCCCTTTTCTCAGTCCAGAAAGCTTGTGCCCATGCCTAGGATTTTTCCTACCCTCCCATATACTGGCCTCTTGTTGCCCACCTGAAGCTGAACCATCCTGCTGTGGGCCACTGTCCATATCCCGAGGCCTTGCTCCAGGtcctgcagctggaggcccagccCTAACAGGCAAAGGTGTAGGCTGTCCTGTTCAGCCTCCAGTACCTCCAGGCCAGAAACAGGGTGCTGGGGAACACCATGGCTGAATTAGAGCCAGTAGGCCAAGACACTACCCCAGCTCTCATAGCCACCCTCCTATGTAGGCTGTTTGCCTTCTGGATGCTTCTCTGAAGCAATCTTTGGGACTGCTTTGGGACTTCCACTTTTGTGGGGGAGCTTCCACTTGGAGGTTCAAACCATCTAATTCAAGGTTTAGGTGTATGGGCTTGAGGTTCTGGGTAGGGAGTGGAGTAGTAGAGCAGGGTACATCCTAAAGAAATGTGACTGCCTTAGGACCAGTGGTGAAATACTGATTTCCTACTTGGTAAACTATTGAAATACTTCAAGCTAGGGTGTGGTattacacacctataattccagcattcgggaggctgaggcaggagaattgatggttcaaggccagctttactacatagcaagactgtctttaaaaaaatgggactggggagatggcttagcagttaatggcacttgcttgcaaagcttgacatcctggggttcaattctccagtacccacataaagccagatgcacaaagtggtgcatgcatatgaacttcatttgcagaggcaagaggccctggcataccgtcttttactttctccttgcaaataaataaatacaatgttttttaaaacccacaaaaataaCGAAATGATAATTGAAATACTTATAGACTGATTGGCAAAGAAATATTCCAGAGTTGTCTGCCTCCACAGATGCTAAAGCCTTCCCAGAAACATCACCCCATCTCTAGGGTGGAAGCCAGATTCTGAAGGACAGAGTAAATGGGGCTGGCACAAAGGGACTGGTCAGCTCACCTCATGAAGTTTGCCCCCAGCTGGGTGCTCATGGGAAGAGGCCACTGGTGGTCTCTGAGGGCTGGTGGTGGGCTGAGTACTCTGCAGTCCACCTTCGGTGCACTCGGGAGGATCCAAGGAGACCTGGAGCTCCTCTGGCCTAGAGGGAAGGGATGTTGGCCAGGCCCTGCATCAGCCTGTATGTCTCGCTTTCCACCCACCTGAACCCCATTCCCAGCTGTTTCTCCATGTCCCCAGGTGATCGTGGCCATAGCACCTCCTACTCTCATCAAGTGGCCCCTGCCAATATTTCCCTTGAGACCAAGTTCCAAAGCCCCAGCACCCACCTGTTTATCTCCTCTTCAGATACAGGACCAACTGTGCATCCATCAATGTCTGGCTCCCTAGGGGCTCCTGGGGGGTGGTTGAGGGACTCGGAGGAGACTCCAAGGCCAATAGGTGGGGCCAGGGCCATAGCTGAGAGCCTGGGACAGTCAGGTGAAGACTGAAGTAAGAGCCTCTCTCCGGTCAGTGGGGTCCTCAGGCCTGAACAAGACTCATCCAggccagaagctgctgagaggccCAGGGACTGGCCTGGCTCCACCCCTTCCCAGAGGAACCTGGACCCAAGTAATCTGATGCCCTGCTCAGGTGACCACAGGAGCCACTTAACTCCTTCCTCCCTAGAGGGACCTGTACCTAAATTTGtcatcccccacactttcccaaagGACTTGAGACAGAAAGTCCCACCCAACCCCTCAAAAGGCCACATTCTGTTCCTCTTGGGGACCCCTATCTGACTGCCAGGGCTTACATATCCCATCCCTTTAGGGTACTAGGTTCAAGGATACTGACCAGCTAAGCATCTTCAGGCCTGGAGGTGCAGGCCTAGTGACACAGGTATGTGTAATGGTGCAGCAGGAGGTGAACAAGTTTAAGGGCAACCTAGGGTacagagagttctaggtcagcctggacagcctactgagtctgtctcaaaaaagaaaaagtgcaaAACGTGGGTGGAGGGCTGCCGGCCATGTAGCTGGATGGCAGAGCATTTGTGTGGCATGcacagaggaggaaaggaagacacCAAGCGACACCAAACATCTGTTCCTCTCCAATAGAAAGTCTAAAaccaaaggggaaagtcggggggatGGGAATTACTatgagttattgtctacaattacggAGGTTGCCAatgaaaaacttatttttaaaaaagtctaaaaccagagagagatttttggtttatttagaaTGGGGTCTTCCCCGTGCTTCCCAGTTACTGGGAGAATACGTAACCCAGGAGCGCCACCTCTGTCCGAGGGTTCCAAAGTCACCGAAGCGTGGAGGAGCCGGGTAATCGGAGCTGGACCTGGGGCTCGCTGGTCACTTGCTGAGCAGGAGGCCGGCACGCAGCACGCGGGGCACGCGGCGGATGGTCAGCGAGACGCGGGTACCGCGCACCAGGCGGGCTCCGGGCAGCGCCGAGCAGCAGGCGGCGGCGTTGGGCGGCGGCGAGGCGGGGTCCAGCTCGTCCACGCGCGCGGCCGCGATGCCGTGCAGGTGGCGCGTGTAGGCGGCGCCCCGGAGCACCAGCAGGCTGCACGGCTCCAGCAGCAACGAGGTGATGGGCTGTGGCGGCGGCCGGGGCTGCGAGGCGGGACAACGATGGTCAGTGGATATGCAGAGGTTGGGAGCGGGTGAAAAGTCAGCAGGggtctggaaggatggcttagcagttaagacgcttgcctgcaaagtctaaggacccaggttccattccccagaacccacataagccagatgcacaaggtggcacatgcacctagagtccatttgcaatggctggaggccctggcgtgcccattctgtgtctctgcctctttcttcctctcaaataaataaaatacaaaataaataaaaaactaaaatatgttaaaaaacaaaagataaatatattttttcaaaaagatcaGAAATGAAACTATCAGGTATCTGGGAGAGGGGCGTGCCCAAACACAGTTATGTGGTGAGGCGTCAAGAATACGACAGTCTCTTGCACTGGTGTTGGGGTGCAGTCAGACCATCTGGAAGAATCTTAGGGCACATGGGACTGGATGACACGTTAGTACTGGGATGTCTGAGGATATCAAGAAAgtctggtggggctggagagacggcttatcagttaagtgctgcctgtgaagcctaaggacccaggtttgattccccagtacccatgtaaaccagatgcatatggtggcacatacatctggagtttatctgcaatggctagaggccctggtgtgtccattcaccccgccctcttgtaaataaaaattaaaaagagagagtatggTGGGCTGCTGTGTGGGCTCACTGGCATCCTGCCATGGGAGAAGGGCTCATGaggccccacccctccctgaaCATTTATAGTTAATAGTTGATGGAACAGGAGAAACACTTCAGTTGGTGATGCCACTGGCAAGGTACCCATGCCCCTGAAACAAACCCTCACCCACAGTCCCGTAAGCAACCCTAATGAAACCcatgaaagaaaaacacaagggGAGCAAGTTGGGAAGAGAAAGTGGATCAACAGGAgtgggaaagaggaaaaagaaagtgtgatgggccaggaatggtggcacacttctttaatcccagcactcaggaggcagaggtaggaggattgctgccagttcaaggccaccctgagactacatagtgaattccaggtcagcctgaactagagtgagaccctgcctctaaaaaaaaaaaaaaagaaagaaagaaagaaagaaagagtgatggGCTGGATGTGAATATCAtccaaatacattatgtacatgtatgaaaaatgtcaaaaaatgtcCAACtaatgggcttctgcgtgagaaggaaaatacttggtagcagaggccagtaagttcaaaaggagacataaaggaaagagaaaggaagggaggaggatacttaataggttgatattgtatatatgtaattacaatgattgtaatggggaggtaatataatggagaatggaatttcaaatgggaaagtgtaggggtggggagggagggaattaccatgggatatattttataatcatggaaaatgttaataaaaataaaaaaaaataagttaaaaaatgtcCAATTAAAGGAATTAatggtgaggctggagagatagcttagtggttaaggtgcttgcttacaaagccaaaagatccaggttcaattcccaagtacccacataaagccagatgcacaagatggcacatgcatctggagttcatttgcagtggttagaagtcctggtgtgcctattcactctgtctgtctctcttctctctctctctacttacaaataaataaaaatacttttattaatgaggctggagagatgttagtagttaaggcgcttgcctgcaaagccaaaggacccaggttcaattccccagtacacatgtaaagctggatacataaagtggcacatacatctggaattcacttgcactgaccggaggccctggtacacccatattcatattccctcctcttaaataaatacataaaaaatatttcaaaaaattaatgtATGTTGGAGCAATGCATGGTGGTAcaagtttataatcccagcacttgggaggctgaggaaagaggctgGCAAATTTGAGCTacacagaccttgtctcaaaggtgaacaagccaggcatgatggtgcatgcctttaatcccagcacttgggaggcagaggtaggaggttcgctgtgagctcgagactaccctgagactacatagtaaattgcaggtcagcctgagctagagcaagaccctacctcaaaaaaaaaaaaaaaaaaaaacacaaaaataaataaataaataaatttgctaAAAGTACTGAAAAGTCCTGCATGAAGTATATGAGGTGTCTACATGGTACCAGGGGTACTCAGCAAATAGGGGTAGTGGTTATGGCACCCTGAAAACAAACGTATGGATATAAGCTAGGTGTCTACAGAAAGTGCGGGTACACCAGTAGGGTACAAGGGAAAGTATCTGGGTGTCTGGAGTACCCTGAATGCAGGTGGGAATGAGTTGTTCTGAAGGATTTGCAATGTCAAATATCAGAATGTCCCCAAGTACTTGAGACCCACCGCCTCAAGGTGGTCATCCTCCGGCCGCCGTGGCTGGTAGAAGTCGAGCACagtgtgagagcccaggctgatggTGCTGACAGTTGGGTAGTACAGCGGTCCATCCTCATGGGGCTGTGGAGGGGGAATCATGGCTCGCAGCCAGGACAGGAGCCCACCCCCCACCCTCTGGGTCAAGGGAAGGTCCCCCAAATTGGGAGGCAAGTCCTGGAGAGTATGTAGCTTCTCAGTTGGGGATGGACAAACACAATGGCTGCCCTGTCCCACAGTGGCACAACAGTCTAGAGGAAGTCATTTACCACACGGGTTAGGGTGAGGGTGGGT
The nucleotide sequence above comes from Jaculus jaculus isolate mJacJac1 chromosome 7, mJacJac1.mat.Y.cur, whole genome shotgun sequence. Encoded proteins:
- the Syne4 gene encoding nesprin-4 isoform X1 — its product is MLSWLSAMALAPPIGLGVSSESLNHPPGAPREPDIDGCTVGPVSEEEINRPEELQVSLDPPECTEGGLQSTQPTTSPQRPPVASSHEHPAGGKLHEHPVSGLEVLEAEQDSLHLCLLGLGLQLQDLEQGLGIWTVAHSRMVQLQAVQTELRGAAERVDALLAFGEGLAQRSEPRTWASLEQILRALAAHRDTIFRRLWQLQAQLVSYSLVFEKANMLDQDLEIEGDSDGPGPGGIWGPWTPSNFPTPAELEWDPAGDVGGLGPSGQKLSRIPGAPCELCGHKGSQGSGQGLEDIFTLGLSHRKHLGHRRHSLLRTSQNKRQASPSHPDVMVDVDPGVSTPASKWLLTFLLLFLLVGAMLLWSMSSGPCCSHARLSRTPYLVLSYVNGPPPV
- the Syne4 gene encoding nesprin-4 isoform X2: MLSWLSAMALAPPIGLGVSSESLNHPPGAPREPDIDGCTVGPVSEEEINRPEELQVSLDPPECTEGGLQSTQPTTSPQRPPVASSHEHPAGGKLHEHPVSGLEVLEAEQDSLHLCLLGLGLQLQDLEQGLGIWTVAHSRMVQLQAVQTELRGAAERVDALLAFGEGLAQRSEPRTWASLEQILRALAAHRDTIFRRLWQLQAQLVSYSLDIFTLGLSHRKHLGHRRHSLLRTSQNKRQASPSHPDVMVDVDPGVSTPASKWLLTFLLLFLLVGAMLLWSMSSGPCCSHARLSRTPYLVLSYVNGPPPV
- the Alkbh6 gene encoding alpha-ketoglutarate-dependent dioxygenase alkB homolog 6 isoform X1 — encoded protein: MEEEQDASIPALEPFRVEQAPPVIYYIPDFISKEEEEYLLRQVFNAPKPKWTQLSGRKLQNWGGLPHPRGMVPERLPPWLQRCVDKVSDLSLFGGLPANHVLVNQYLPGEGIMPHEDGPLYYPTVSTISLGSHTVLDFYQPRRPEDDHLEAPRPPPQPITSLLLEPCSLLVLRGAAYTRHLHGIAAARVDELDPASPPPNAAACCSALPGARLVRGTRVSLTIRRVPRVLRAGLLLSK